The genomic region TCTTCACGTCGAACATCGCCGGCGACGAACCGACGTCGGAGATATCGAACAACTCGATGATCTCGGAAATCGGGCGAACCTCGATGCCATCGGAGGGCCCCCAGCCCAACAGCGCCAGGTAATTGACCATCGCTTCGGGTAGGAAACCGCGGCGCTTGTAGTCCTCGACGCTCACGTCGTCGCGTCGCTTCGACAGCTTTTTGCGCTGCTCGTTGACGATGAGTGGCATGTGTGCGAACTCGGGCCGCCCCTCATAGCCCAACGCCTCGCGCAACAACAGCACCTTCGGCGTGACGTTGATGAGGTCCTCGCCGCGGATGACATGAGTGATGCCCATGTCGCCGTCATCGACCGCGTTGGCCACGAGAAACACCGGGGTGCCGTCGGTGCGGGCCAACACGAAGTCCTCGATGCTGGCGTGTTCGACGGTGATGGTGCCGCGGATCAGATCGTCCCAGCTCGTCGCCCCCTCGTCTGGGGTACGGAACCGCACGACGTGAGGCCCTTCGGCCGACACCTGACGGTCGCGGCAAAAGCCGTCGTACCCCGATGCCCCACCGCCGACCGCGGCGTTGCGCGCCGCGACCTCGTCCTGGCTGCAGTCGCAGCGGTACGCCGCGCCGGACTCGACCAACCGTGCGATCGCCGCGGCGTGCAGGCCAGCCCGACCGGACTGGAAGGTCGCCTCGCCGTCGTAGTCGATGCCGAGCCACTTGAGCACGTCGAAAATGACCTGGATGAGTTCGGGCTGGCTCCGCTCGCGGTCGGTGTCCTCGATCCGCAGCACAAACTCCGCCTCGTGCCCCTGAGCGGCGAGATGGCGGGCGTGCAACCAGTTGAACAGTGCGGCCCGAGCGCTGCCGAGATGCAGGTAACCGGTCGGAGACGGAGCGAAACGAAGGCGATAGGGAGAACTCACGGCCCAAGGCTACCGCCGACACCCACCCGGCTCCGGAGCCCGCCACGGTCGAAACCAGGTCGTCTCCCTAGACTGAACGGTGTCATGACGCGTCGTTCACGTAATTTCATCGCGTTTCTCGCCGCCGGGGTTGCCGTCACCGGGCTTGTCGTGGCCTTCACCCTCGGCGAACCGACCGATGCCACGACACCGGACACGACGGTGGCGCCGACGACCGCCCCGACCACCGCCGCCACGACAACCGTTCCGATCCACCTCGAGCCGGCGGTCACCGAGATCGCCACCGGCACCGCGCCCATCGTCGAGGTGTGGCGCGAACTCCCGACGCTGGCGGCCGACAGCCTCAACCCCGCCGCCACGGACGCGGCGATCGAACTGGCGGCACAACTCCCGCACTACTCAACCCTGCGCCCGAACGCCGAGGCCATCCCCGCCGCGGGTTCGCCGGTGGTCGGCCGGCGCGCCACCGACACCGGCTGGGAGTTCGACCACCCGACCCCGCAGCACTACGAACTCACCTTCGTCGTCACCGAGAACCACGGCGAGTGGCTCAAGGTGCTGTTGCCGGTGCGCCCGAACGGAACCCAGGGATGGGTCCACGCCAGCCAGGTCCGCACCTCGACCATCCATGCTCACGTCGCCATCAACCTCGCTGAACGACGACTCGTCGCCACCGTCGACGGGACGGTCATCGCCGACACCCCGGTCGTCATCGGCGCCGCCGACACCCCGACGCCCACTGGGCGACTCTTCCTCACCCACTACGACGAGAAGGCCGAGGGCTCGGCCTACGGTCCGTGGGTGGCGGCACTGTCGGGGTTCAGCCAGGCGCTCGACAGGTTTTCTGGGGGCGTGCCGGTCATCGCCATCCACGGGACGAACAACCCTGCCGCGGTGGGACAGGCGCGATCGAATGGCTGCATTCGCATCCCGAACGACGTGATCCGGGTGTTGCGCGACTCGCTGCCGCTCGGCACACCGGTCGACATCTGGCCCTGAGCCATTGGCGCCGTCCGCCGCCGGCCGCCGGCCGCCAGCGTCGCGGTGTTACCAGTTGGCGACGGCGCTGGTGATCTTCGCGGCGGGCTGTGCCAGCACCTCAGCCTCGACAAGGTCGGCGATGCTGCGCAACCGAACGTAGAAGTGCGGGTGGTGGCATTCCTCCAACAACGCGGCCCGCCGCTCGCCCGCGTCGCCCGAGGGTGGCGCCTGATCGAACCCGAGCGCGGTGACGGCCGCGGTCACGTCGTGAATCACCGGAGCCCGCCCGAACAACGAGGCCCGCTTGAGCGCGACGACGGCGATGGCCTCGCGGACATCGGCGAGGTGCTCGTGGTGGCCGAGTTTCAGCGACGACTCGACGGTGTCGACGAGACGATCGACATAGCCCGGGTCGGGTCCCGGAGCGCCGAGTCGGTCGCCTTCCGGCTGTCGACCGTCGAGTTCACCCGGTCGATCGGCGTGCCACGAACCCGGGCGCCACTTCGGCGACTGGTAGGACTTGCGAGCGGTCGGCGACGTGGGAACGAACTCGGGTGCAGACATAGTGCCCCCAAGATTATCGAAGCGCCGCCACGGTCACGACGTCCGGTGCAACAGGCCGAAGGTGATGGCGTCGATGAGCGCGTCCCACGACGCCTCGATGACGTTGGTGCTCACCCCGATGGTGGTCCACGTGTCGTCGCCGTTCGTCGAGTCGATCAGCACCCGGGTGACCGCATCGGTGCTCGCGGAGGTATCGAGGATCCGGACCTTGAAGTCGACCAGATGGATGTCGGAAATCGCCGGGAATCGCGCCTCCAACGCGTTGCGCAACGCCGCGTCGAGGGCGTTGACCGGGCCGTTGCCCTCCCCCACCGCAGCGATGCGTTCGTCGCCGACCCACACCTTCACCGTTGCCTCGGTCGACACCTCGACATCGTGACCCTCGGCCGCGACATCACCCTCGCGGTGATACGACGACACCCGATAGGCCTCGACCCGAAAGAACGGGTTGTCCCATCCCCCGGCCCGCCGCATCAACAGCTCGAGCGAGGCGTCGGCGGCCTCGAACACATACCCCTCGGCCTCGAGGACCTTGATCCGATCGGACACCTCGGCGGCCTGACGCGCATCGAGGTCGACGCCGAACTCCTCGGCCTTCATCGCCATCCCCGCCCGCCCGCCGAGGTCGGACACCAACACCCGCGTCCGGTTGCCAACCACCGCCGGGTCGATGTGCTCATAGGAGGCGCTTCCGACCTTCGCCAACGCCGAGGAGTGCAGGCCGCCCTTGTGCGCAAACGCCGAGGAACCCACGTAGGGATCGGCGGGATGCGGGGGCAGGTTGACGAGTTCGGCCACATGGCGGCTGACTGCGGTGAGTCGGCTGATGTTGCCCTCGGGAAGGGTCGTCACCCCCATCTTGAGCGTGAGGTTCGGGATGACGGTGATCAGGTTGGCGTTGCCGGTTCGTTCGCCGTAGCCATTGATCGTGCCCTGCACGTGAGTCGCCCCGCCGACGACCGCAGCGATCGAGTTGGCGACCGCACACCCGCTGTCGTTTTGGGTGTGGATGCCGATCTTGACGTCTTCGAAATACGAGCTGACCTCCGCCACGATGCGCTGAACCTCGTGGGGCAGCGACCCGCCGTTGGTGTCGCACAGCACGAGGGTTTCGGCACCGTTGGTGGCGGCAGCTTCGAGGACTCGCAGGGTGAATTCGGGGTTGGCCTTGTAGCCGTCGAAAAAATGCTCGGCGTCGAACAACACCCGCAACCCGGCTCCGGTCAGGAACCGCACCGAGTCGGCCACCATCGCCACACCCTCGGCGAGGTCGGTGCCGAGCGCCTCGGTCACGTGGAACGCCGACGACTTGCCCACGATGCACGCCGTCGACACGCCGGCGTTGACCAGCGCGCTCAGCGTGGGATCCGAGTCGGTCTTGCCCGCCGGCCGACGGGTCGACCCGAACGCAACGAGCGTCGCTGTCGACAGGGCCAACTCCTTGGGAGCGCGGCGGAAGAACTCCTCGTCCTTCGGGTTCGACAGCGGGTAGCCGCCCTCGATCCAATGCACGCCGAGCCAGTCGAGCTGCTCGGCGACGCGGAGTTTGTCATCGACCGACAGCGAGATCCCTTCGAATTGGGTGCCGTCGCGCAAGGTGGTGTCGAAGATCTCGACCGATTGCACCGCGTCCGGAGCGCCACCGACGTTCGGAA from Microthrixaceae bacterium harbors:
- a CDS encoding L,D-transpeptidase; translated protein: MTRRSRNFIAFLAAGVAVTGLVVAFTLGEPTDATTPDTTVAPTTAPTTAATTTVPIHLEPAVTEIATGTAPIVEVWRELPTLAADSLNPAATDAAIELAAQLPHYSTLRPNAEAIPAAGSPVVGRRATDTGWEFDHPTPQHYELTFVVTENHGEWLKVLLPVRPNGTQGWVHASQVRTSTIHAHVAINLAERRLVATVDGTVIADTPVVIGAADTPTPTGRLFLTHYDEKAEGSAYGPWVAALSGFSQALDRFSGGVPVIAIHGTNNPAAVGQARSNGCIRIPNDVIRVLRDSLPLGTPVDIWP
- the cimA gene encoding citramalate synthase produces the protein MTSGSGGPGAASDPSWLPNVGGAPDAVQSVEIFDTTLRDGTQFEGISLSVDDKLRVAEQLDWLGVHWIEGGYPLSNPKDEEFFRRAPKELALSTATLVAFGSTRRPAGKTDSDPTLSALVNAGVSTACIVGKSSAFHVTEALGTDLAEGVAMVADSVRFLTGAGLRVLFDAEHFFDGYKANPEFTLRVLEAAATNGAETLVLCDTNGGSLPHEVQRIVAEVSSYFEDVKIGIHTQNDSGCAVANSIAAVVGGATHVQGTINGYGERTGNANLITVIPNLTLKMGVTTLPEGNISRLTAVSRHVAELVNLPPHPADPYVGSSAFAHKGGLHSSALAKVGSASYEHIDPAVVGNRTRVLVSDLGGRAGMAMKAEEFGVDLDARQAAEVSDRIKVLEAEGYVFEAADASLELLMRRAGGWDNPFFRVEAYRVSSYHREGDVAAEGHDVEVSTEATVKVWVGDERIAAVGEGNGPVNALDAALRNALEARFPAISDIHLVDFKVRILDTSASTDAVTRVLIDSTNGDDTWTTIGVSTNVIEASWDALIDAITFGLLHRTS
- the gltX gene encoding glutamate--tRNA ligase, whose amino-acid sequence is MSSPYRLRFAPSPTGYLHLGSARAALFNWLHARHLAAQGHEAEFVLRIEDTDRERSQPELIQVIFDVLKWLGIDYDGEATFQSGRAGLHAAAIARLVESGAAYRCDCSQDEVAARNAAVGGGASGYDGFCRDRQVSAEGPHVVRFRTPDEGATSWDDLIRGTITVEHASIEDFVLARTDGTPVFLVANAVDDGDMGITHVIRGEDLINVTPKVLLLREALGYEGRPEFAHMPLIVNEQRKKLSKRRDDVSVEDYKRRGFLPEAMVNYLALLGWGPSDGIEVRPISEIIELFDISDVGSSPAMFDVKKLEAVNGEYIRALDVDEFVARCEPWFAQQPWAERYDADVFARIAAEVQLRARVLSEVPPQVDFLFLDEISIDEASWDKALKGVDDAAAWLDEVLGRYKNLGEWSAEALHATTLEMAEANGLKLGKAQGPIRVAVTGRTVGPPLFEALAVLGRDETLSRIRDARALL